A portion of the Pseudomonas koreensis genome contains these proteins:
- a CDS encoding flagellar protein FlaG has protein sequence MDMSVKLNVSYPAPKPVTPVADKPSELPKVQKTEAPVAAKDQDSDSAKLKLAVQEIEKFVQSIKRNLEFSIDEHSGKVIVKVIASETGEVVRQIPSAEALKLADSLANASHVLFDAKV, from the coding sequence ATGGACATGAGCGTAAAGCTTAACGTGTCTTATCCGGCTCCCAAGCCAGTGACACCGGTTGCTGACAAACCGTCAGAGCTGCCGAAAGTCCAAAAGACTGAAGCGCCGGTCGCTGCCAAGGATCAGGATTCAGACAGCGCCAAGTTGAAACTGGCGGTGCAAGAGATCGAAAAGTTCGTCCAGTCGATCAAGCGTAATCTGGAGTTCTCGATCGACGAGCATTCCGGCAAGGTCATCGTCAAGGTGATCGCGAGCGAGACGGGTGAAGTCGTTCGACAGATTCCTTCCGCCGAAGCCCTCAAACTGGCGGACAGCCTCGCCAATGCAAGTCATGTATTGTTCGACGCCAAAGTCTGA
- the fliD gene encoding flagellar filament capping protein FliD yields the protein MASPILPGSGLGSGLDIGAIVTALVNADKSAKQTQIDTATKTNSLKISGVGSLKSALAAYQKAMGDLNKASSPAFAGFTATSDTPSVVGATSDKTAVPGTYSVVVKNLATGSKVASAAFAGGAASAIPSGTLKISQNGIDYNVAIPANATLQSTRDAINTAQSSNGISANIVTDSTGASRLVLSSNKTGAGMDLQVSGIAGLEIDGTQKMGDSPAAGASGAVGDVAKDASLTIDGLAVTSKTNTVTGAISGMTLNLTAASPLVNGVATPATVSVATNTAGIQTSLQSFIDSYNTLKKTIDTLSKATPDADGNLTVSAAFTGDALPRSLMADVRAQLTDPGAGGAGQLSVLSQMGVLTDSKTGLLTLDTAVFNKRMETPGMAGQVQQLFSGTDAKNGLLARMTAAVDPYVKTGGLLDQRSSNLTNLTSSLQKQQAALDLRVANLTTTLTAKYNAMDLLVGQMKATASNITSFFSSLNAQQSAK from the coding sequence ATGGCAAGTCCAATTCTACCGGGTTCCGGACTGGGTTCCGGCCTGGACATCGGCGCGATCGTGACCGCGCTGGTCAACGCCGACAAGTCTGCCAAGCAGACGCAGATCGATACTGCGACCAAAACCAACAGCCTGAAGATCTCCGGTGTCGGTTCGCTGAAAAGTGCACTGGCTGCATATCAGAAAGCGATGGGCGATCTGAACAAAGCTTCGAGTCCGGCGTTTGCCGGTTTTACCGCAACGTCTGACACGCCATCGGTTGTCGGTGCTACCTCGGATAAAACCGCCGTACCGGGTACTTACAGCGTCGTCGTGAAAAACCTGGCCACCGGCTCGAAAGTTGCCAGTGCCGCCTTTGCCGGCGGGGCCGCCAGTGCCATTCCGAGTGGTACTCTGAAAATCAGTCAGAATGGCATTGATTACAATGTCGCGATTCCGGCCAATGCTACCTTGCAGTCCACGCGCGATGCGATCAACACCGCGCAGTCCAGCAATGGCATTTCCGCGAACATCGTGACTGACAGTACCGGCGCCTCGCGTCTGGTACTGAGCTCCAACAAGACGGGCGCCGGCATGGACCTGCAGGTCAGCGGTATCGCCGGTCTCGAGATCGATGGCACCCAGAAGATGGGTGACAGTCCTGCGGCAGGGGCATCCGGTGCGGTCGGTGATGTGGCCAAGGACGCTAGCCTGACCATCGACGGCCTGGCCGTTACCAGCAAGACCAATACCGTGACCGGTGCGATCAGCGGCATGACGCTTAACCTGACTGCTGCCAGTCCATTGGTCAATGGCGTCGCAACGCCAGCGACCGTTTCGGTTGCGACCAATACCGCCGGCATCCAGACATCGCTGCAATCGTTCATCGATTCCTATAACACCCTGAAGAAAACCATCGACACCTTGTCCAAGGCAACGCCGGATGCCGATGGCAATCTGACCGTTTCCGCAGCCTTCACCGGTGATGCTCTGCCGCGTTCGTTGATGGCCGATGTGCGCGCTCAATTGACCGATCCAGGGGCGGGCGGAGCGGGGCAATTGTCCGTGCTGTCGCAGATGGGCGTATTGACCGATAGCAAAACCGGTTTGCTGACGCTCGACACTGCAGTGTTCAACAAGCGTATGGAAACTCCCGGCATGGCTGGTCAGGTTCAACAACTGTTCAGCGGCACTGATGCCAAGAATGGTCTGTTGGCGCGTATGACTGCGGCGGTTGATCCGTACGTCAAGACCGGTGGACTGCTCGATCAGCGCAGCTCCAACCTGACGAATCTGACTTCGAGCCTGCAAAAGCAGCAGGCGGCGCTGGATCTGCGCGTTGCCAACCTGACGACGACATTGACCGCCAAGTACAACGCCATGGACTTGCTGGTCGGCCAGATGAAGGCAACGGCGAGCAACATCACCTCGTTCTTCAGCTCGCTGAACGCTCAGCAGTCGGCGAAGTAA
- the fliS gene encoding flagellar export chaperone FliS → MNPMLALRQYQKVGAHAQTSEASPHRLVQMLMEGGLARIAQAKGAIERKDIPAKCTAISKAIGIVSGLREGLDLENNAEALADLDGLYIYMMKRLAEANISSDPRVLDEVAGLLTTVKEGWDAIAPVPAPQF, encoded by the coding sequence ATGAACCCGATGTTAGCCCTTCGGCAGTACCAGAAAGTCGGCGCCCATGCGCAGACGTCCGAAGCGAGCCCGCACCGCCTGGTGCAAATGTTGATGGAAGGTGGCCTGGCCCGTATTGCTCAGGCCAAGGGCGCCATCGAGCGCAAGGACATCCCCGCCAAATGCACGGCGATCAGCAAAGCCATCGGCATCGTCAGTGGCTTGCGCGAAGGTCTCGATCTTGAAAACAATGCAGAAGCGCTGGCCGATCTGGATGGCCTGTACATCTACATGATGAAGCGCCTTGCCGAGGCGAATATCAGCAGCGATCCACGTGTCCTCGATGAGGTGGCCGGCTTGCTGACAACGGTCAAAGAAGGCTGGGACGCCATCGCGCCCGTGCCGGCTCCGCAATTCTGA
- a CDS encoding sigma-54 dependent transcriptional regulator produces the protein MWRETKILLIDDDSVRRRDLAVILNFLGEENLPCGSHDWQQAVGSLSSSREVICVLIGTVNAPGALLGLLKTLATWDEFLPVLLMGDNSSVDLPEDQRRRVLSTLEMPPSYSKLLDSLHRAQVYREMYDQARERGRHREPNLFRSLVGTSRAIQHVRQMMQQVADTDASVLILGESGTGKEVVARNLHYHSKRRDAPFVPVNCGAIPAELLESELFGHEKGAFTGAITSRAGRFELANGGTLFLDEIGDMPLPMQVKLLRVLQERTFERVGSNKTQSVDVRIIAATHKNLESMIEIGSFREDLYYRLNVFPIEMAPLRERVEDIPLLMNELISRMEHEKRGSIRFNSAAIMSLCRHGWPGNVRELANLVERMAIMHPYGVIGVVELPKKFRYVDDEDEQMVDSLRSDLEERVAINGHTPDFSANALLPPEGLDLKDYLGGLEQGLIQQALDDANGIVARAAERLRIRRTTLVEKMRKYGMSRAGGDEQADD, from the coding sequence ATGTGGCGTGAAACCAAAATTCTGCTGATCGATGACGATAGCGTCCGCCGCCGCGACCTGGCGGTGATTTTGAATTTTCTTGGCGAAGAAAATTTACCCTGCGGCAGCCATGACTGGCAGCAGGCTGTCGGCTCTTTGTCGTCTAGTCGTGAGGTCATTTGCGTACTGATCGGGACGGTTAATGCTCCTGGCGCGCTTTTGGGCTTGCTAAAGACACTCGCAACCTGGGATGAGTTCCTTCCGGTTTTGTTAATGGGCGATAATTCTTCCGTTGACCTGCCTGAAGACCAGCGTCGCCGCGTGTTGTCGACCCTGGAAATGCCGCCCAGCTACAGCAAATTGCTCGATTCGCTGCACCGCGCCCAGGTCTATCGCGAAATGTACGACCAGGCCCGCGAACGCGGCCGTCATCGCGAACCCAACCTTTTCCGCAGCCTTGTCGGTACCAGCCGTGCGATTCAGCACGTGCGTCAGATGATGCAGCAGGTGGCCGACACCGACGCCAGCGTGCTGATCCTCGGCGAGTCCGGCACCGGCAAGGAAGTGGTCGCGCGCAACCTGCACTACCACTCCAAGCGTCGCGACGCGCCGTTCGTGCCGGTCAACTGCGGGGCGATTCCGGCAGAGCTGCTGGAAAGCGAGCTGTTCGGCCACGAGAAGGGCGCCTTCACCGGTGCGATCACCAGCCGTGCCGGACGCTTTGAACTAGCCAACGGCGGCACGCTGTTCCTAGACGAAATCGGCGACATGCCCCTGCCGATGCAGGTCAAGCTGCTGCGCGTGCTGCAGGAACGTACATTCGAGCGCGTGGGCAGCAACAAGACCCAGAGCGTCGACGTGCGCATCATTGCCGCGACCCACAAGAATCTCGAAAGCATGATCGAGATCGGCTCGTTCCGCGAAGACCTCTACTATCGCCTGAACGTGTTCCCGATCGAGATGGCGCCGCTGCGCGAGCGCGTCGAAGATATCCCGCTGTTGATGAACGAACTGATCTCGCGCATGGAGCACGAGAAGCGCGGTTCGATCCGCTTCAACTCGGCGGCGATCATGTCGCTGTGCCGTCACGGCTGGCCGGGCAACGTCCGCGAGCTGGCCAACCTCGTCGAGCGCATGGCGATCATGCACCCGTATGGGGTGATCGGCGTGGTCGAGTTGCCGAAGAAATTCCGCTACGTTGACGATGAAGACGAGCAAATGGTCGACAGTCTGCGCAGCGATCTGGAAGAGCGCGTGGCGATCAACGGCCATACGCCGGATTTCAGCGCCAACGCACTCCTGCCGCCGGAAGGTCTCGATCTCAAGGACTACCTCGGTGGCCTGGAGCAGGGCCTGATTCAGCAGGCGCTGGACGATGCCAATGGCATTGTCGCCCGTGCCGCTGAGCGTCTGCGTATTCGTCGCACCACGCTGGTCGAGAAGATGCGCAAGTACGGTATGAGCCGGGCTGGAGGGGACGAACAGGCGGATGATTGA
- a CDS encoding sensor histidine kinase: MPQAAQISSASNIVGQPSSVEQASRPGLEQAFQLFNQMSSQLTDSYSLLEARVTELKGELAVVSAQRMQELAEKERLANRLQNLLDLLPGGVIVIDSHGLVREANPAAIDLLGSPLEGELWRHVIARCFAPREDDGHEISLKNGRRLSISTRSLDAEPGQLVLLNDLTETRHLQDQLARHERLSSLGRMVASLAHQIRTPLSAALLYASHLTEQQLPVETQQRFAGRLKERLHELEHQVRDMLVFARGELPLTDRLTPDALMQSLQAAALTHVQDLPIRWQCDSHVGELLCNRDTLVGALLNLIENAIQASAGEARLKVHCYTRGNTLRVCVSDSGSGIEPTVLARLGEPFFTTKVTGTGLGLTVVKAVARAHQGELTLRSRVGRGTCVQVSLPLFSAAQGVE, from the coding sequence ATGCCCCAAGCCGCCCAGATCTCTTCTGCCTCCAATATCGTGGGGCAACCCTCGTCCGTAGAGCAGGCAAGTCGTCCGGGACTTGAGCAGGCCTTTCAGCTGTTCAACCAGATGTCGAGCCAGTTGACCGACTCCTACAGCCTGCTCGAAGCCCGGGTCACTGAGCTCAAGGGCGAGCTGGCGGTAGTCAGCGCCCAGCGCATGCAGGAGCTGGCGGAAAAAGAACGCCTGGCCAATCGTCTGCAAAACCTCCTCGACCTGTTGCCCGGCGGCGTGATCGTTATCGACAGCCACGGTCTGGTGCGCGAAGCCAACCCGGCCGCCATCGACCTGCTTGGCTCGCCACTCGAAGGCGAGCTCTGGCGCCATGTGATCGCACGCTGCTTCGCTCCGCGTGAAGACGACGGTCATGAAATCTCTCTTAAAAACGGTCGACGCCTGTCGATCTCCACCCGCTCGCTGGACGCCGAGCCGGGGCAGTTGGTGCTGCTCAATGACTTGACGGAAACCCGTCATCTGCAAGATCAACTGGCACGGCACGAGCGGTTGTCTTCGCTGGGGCGCATGGTTGCGTCCCTGGCGCATCAGATTCGCACGCCGCTGTCCGCCGCTTTGCTTTACGCCAGTCATCTGACTGAGCAGCAATTGCCGGTGGAAACCCAGCAGCGTTTTGCCGGCCGCCTGAAAGAGCGTCTGCACGAACTCGAACATCAAGTGCGCGACATGCTGGTGTTCGCCCGTGGTGAATTGCCCCTGACCGATCGCCTGACCCCCGATGCCTTGATGCAATCGCTGCAGGCCGCGGCGCTGACCCACGTGCAGGATCTGCCGATTCGCTGGCAGTGTGACAGCCATGTCGGTGAGCTGCTGTGCAACCGCGATACGCTGGTCGGCGCATTGCTGAATCTGATTGAAAATGCCATCCAGGCCAGCGCCGGCGAAGCGCGGCTGAAAGTGCATTGCTACACCAGAGGCAACACCCTGCGCGTGTGTGTCAGCGACAGCGGCAGCGGCATTGAGCCGACAGTTTTGGCGCGCCTCGGCGAGCCTTTTTTTACTACCAAAGTCACCGGGACCGGTCTTGGCCTGACCGTGGTCAAAGCGGTGGCGCGTGCCCATCAGGGAGAATTGACCCTGCGTTCGCGGGTCGGGCGCGGTACCTGCGTGCAGGTCAGCCTGCCGCTGTTTTCCGCTGCACAGGGAGTTGAATGA
- a CDS encoding sigma-54-dependent transcriptional regulator — protein MGIRVLLVEDDRSLREALADTLLLAGHDYHAVGSAEEALTAVAQQAFSLVVSDVNMPGMDGHQLLALLRARQPQLPVLLMTAHGAVERAVDAMRQGAADYLVKPFEPKALLDLVARHALGSLDAGEADGPVAVEPASAQLLELAARVARSDSTVLISGESGTGKEVLARYIHQQSRRASQPFIAINCAAIPDNMLEATLFGHEKGSFTGAIASQAGKFEQADGGTILLDEISEMPLGLQAKLLRVLQEREVERVGARKPISLDIRVVATTNRDLAGEVAAGRFREDLFYRLSVFPLAWRPLRERTADILPLAQKLLAKHVNKMKHAAAKLSPEAQACLTEYPWPGNVRELDNAIQRALILQQGGLIQPQDFCLTGAVTFAPLPVSAPVIREVEIEADSTGALGDDLRRREFQMIIDTLRAERGRRKEAAEKLGISPRTLRYKLAQMRDAGMDVEGYLFAT, from the coding sequence ATGGGCATCAGGGTGTTGCTGGTCGAGGATGACCGTTCGTTGCGCGAAGCGCTGGCCGATACGCTGTTGCTCGCCGGCCACGATTATCACGCCGTCGGCAGCGCCGAAGAAGCGCTGACGGCCGTTGCGCAGCAAGCCTTCAGTCTGGTGGTCAGCGACGTCAACATGCCGGGCATGGACGGTCATCAATTGCTTGCCCTGCTGCGCGCGCGCCAACCGCAATTGCCGGTGCTGCTGATGACCGCCCACGGCGCGGTCGAGCGTGCGGTCGATGCGATGCGTCAAGGCGCGGCGGATTACCTGGTCAAACCGTTTGAGCCCAAGGCATTGCTTGATCTGGTGGCCCGGCATGCGCTGGGCAGCCTTGACGCTGGCGAAGCGGATGGCCCCGTCGCGGTCGAGCCGGCCAGTGCGCAGCTTCTTGAACTGGCCGCGCGGGTCGCGCGCAGTGATTCTACTGTCCTGATCTCCGGCGAGTCCGGCACCGGTAAAGAAGTATTGGCGCGCTACATTCACCAGCAATCGCGGCGGGCCAGTCAGCCATTTATCGCAATCAACTGTGCGGCGATTCCCGACAACATGCTCGAAGCGACGCTGTTCGGTCATGAGAAGGGTTCGTTCACCGGCGCTATCGCCTCGCAGGCCGGCAAGTTCGAGCAAGCGGACGGTGGCACCATTCTGCTCGATGAAATTTCCGAAATGCCGCTGGGTCTGCAAGCCAAACTGCTGCGGGTGCTGCAGGAGCGCGAAGTCGAGCGCGTGGGCGCACGCAAGCCGATCAGTCTGGATATCCGCGTGGTTGCGACCACGAACCGCGATCTGGCCGGTGAAGTGGCGGCGGGGCGCTTTCGTGAAGATCTGTTTTACCGCTTGTCGGTTTTCCCCTTGGCCTGGCGTCCACTTCGCGAGCGCACTGCCGATATCCTGCCGCTGGCGCAAAAGTTGTTGGCCAAACACGTCAATAAAATGAAGCACGCTGCGGCGAAGCTGTCCCCCGAAGCACAAGCCTGTCTGACCGAGTACCCGTGGCCGGGCAACGTGCGGGAGCTGGACAACGCCATTCAGCGCGCGCTGATTCTGCAGCAGGGCGGCTTGATCCAGCCGCAGGATTTCTGCCTGACCGGTGCGGTGACATTTGCGCCGTTGCCGGTGTCGGCACCGGTGATCCGCGAGGTAGAAATTGAGGCGGATTCCACTGGAGCACTGGGCGACGACCTGCGCCGCCGGGAGTTTCAGATGATCATCGACACCCTGCGCGCCGAGCGTGGCCGCCGCAAGGAAGCTGCCGAAAAGCTCGGCATCAGCCCCCGCACCCTGCGCTACAAACTGGCGCAAATGCGCGACGCCGGGATGGACGTCGAAGGCTATCTGTTCGCCACCTGA
- the fliE gene encoding flagellar hook-basal body complex protein FliE yields MSQGIEFNRLMMDMQAMKVDAMSARKSTAAVPEIAGSSFSDMLGQAINKVSDTQQASTQLANAFEIGKSGVDLTDVMIASQKASVSFQALTQVRNKLVQAYQDIMQMPV; encoded by the coding sequence ATGAGCCAAGGTATTGAATTTAATCGGTTGATGATGGACATGCAGGCCATGAAAGTGGATGCCATGTCTGCGCGTAAATCGACTGCCGCTGTCCCTGAAATTGCCGGCAGCAGCTTTTCCGACATGCTCGGTCAGGCGATCAATAAAGTCAGCGATACCCAGCAGGCGTCGACTCAACTGGCCAACGCTTTCGAGATCGGCAAGAGCGGTGTCGACCTGACCGACGTGATGATCGCATCGCAAAAAGCCAGCGTGTCGTTCCAGGCTCTGACCCAGGTGCGCAACAAGCTGGTCCAGGCATACCAAGACATCATGCAGATGCCGGTTTAA